A single window of Pontibacillus chungwhensis DNA harbors:
- a CDS encoding YwgA family protein, with amino-acid sequence MLNNHAKLVRFFSQCEEVVGRKRLQKMIYILKKAGYPFEERYEFHFYGPYSEELTLRVEELCNLGFLSETHEKKSNYHQYRYSLTEGGEEFLTHYKDMPLEDMTEHIHNMNEESSRFLELVSTMLYFDQLSREECEEKVRAVKKKMNYTDEELEQAWSFINRLLN; translated from the coding sequence GTGTTAAATAATCACGCCAAGCTGGTTCGGTTTTTTTCACAATGTGAAGAAGTTGTCGGCCGTAAACGACTACAGAAAATGATTTATATTTTAAAGAAAGCAGGGTACCCGTTTGAAGAGCGCTATGAGTTTCACTTCTACGGGCCTTACTCTGAGGAACTTACGCTACGCGTGGAGGAGTTGTGTAACCTTGGTTTTCTTTCAGAAACGCATGAGAAGAAGAGCAACTACCACCAGTATCGCTATAGTTTAACAGAGGGCGGAGAAGAGTTTCTAACTCACTATAAGGACATGCCTCTAGAGGATATGACCGAGCACATTCACAATATGAATGAGGAAAGCTCCCGTTTCCTAGAGCTCGTTTCAACCATGCTTTACTTTGACCAGTTATCCCGCGAAGAATGCGAAGAAAAAGTAAGAGCTGTAAAGAAAAAGATGAATTATACAGACGAAGAACTCGAGCAAGCCTGGAGCTTCATCAACCGACTTCTAAACTAA
- a CDS encoding YwhD family protein, whose protein sequence is MSSNDQSTNKKKNQFTILKDDSTDGHGGYGVGSISLENMSPVMIDPTEGEAYIDMGAMHARSKLEKRIKFKPDREIAPNGKTFWIVWVTVAHNEDGPYYAGVTGCEMVIDHETRRGYKSLPEHVNNMDKSLKSKIIVENMDEPSKKLLGDFLRSHNEQMWANSSDELKAALPDQQ, encoded by the coding sequence ATGAGTTCAAATGATCAGTCTACAAATAAAAAGAAGAATCAGTTCACGATTTTAAAAGATGACTCGACGGATGGTCATGGTGGATATGGTGTAGGTTCAATCAGTTTAGAGAACATGTCCCCTGTTATGATTGACCCAACCGAAGGAGAAGCTTACATTGATATGGGTGCGATGCACGCACGCAGTAAGCTTGAGAAAAGAATTAAATTTAAGCCAGACCGTGAAATTGCTCCAAATGGCAAAACGTTTTGGATTGTGTGGGTGACGGTTGCTCATAACGAGGACGGTCCTTATTATGCAGGCGTAACAGGTTGTGAAATGGTCATTGACCATGAAACGAGACGTGGTTATAAATCACTTCCGGAGCACGTGAATAATATGGATAAATCTCTGAAAAGTAAAATCATCGTAGAGAATATGGATGAACCATCGAAGAAACTTCTTGGAGACTTCTTGCGTTCTCATAACGAACAAATGTGGGCAAATTCCTCAGATGAATTGAAGGCAGCCCTTCCGGATCAGCAGTAG
- a CDS encoding HD domain-containing protein, translating into MAYKDEKLHEEKVFKDPVHRYVHVRDRVIWDLIGTPEFQRLRRVKQLGTSYTTFHGAEHSRFNHSLGVYEIVRRIITNFENRPNWDEDERLLCLVAALLHDLGHGPFSHSFEKVFKLDHEDFTRKIILGNTGVNAILRRVDDNFPHKVADVINKTYENKLVVSLISSQIDADRMDYLQRDAYFTGVSYGHFDMERILRVMRPMEDQVVVKESGMHAVEDYIMSRYQMYWQVYFHPVTRSAEVILTKILHRAKELYENEYSFYLEPYHFTSFFAGDVDLQEYLKLDENVVMYYFQIWKDEKDPILSDLCARFVDRHLFKYVEFNPNQQMSEWMELHKLFQKAGIDPDYYLVVDSSSDLPYDFYRPGEEGERLPIHLLRPNGELKELSRQSDIVESISGKKRTDHKLYFPKDFIEGLSNRSKTKKRILEILYG; encoded by the coding sequence ATGGCGTATAAAGACGAAAAATTACACGAAGAAAAAGTATTTAAAGACCCTGTTCATCGGTATGTACACGTTCGAGACCGCGTCATTTGGGATCTGATAGGAACTCCTGAATTCCAGCGCCTACGTCGAGTTAAGCAGCTCGGAACGTCTTATACAACCTTCCACGGGGCAGAGCATAGTCGCTTTAATCATTCACTAGGGGTTTATGAAATTGTTCGCCGTATCATTACCAATTTCGAGAACCGCCCAAATTGGGATGAGGATGAGCGCTTATTATGCTTGGTCGCAGCTCTTCTTCACGATCTCGGTCATGGCCCGTTTTCCCATAGCTTTGAGAAAGTCTTTAAGTTGGATCACGAAGATTTTACAAGGAAGATTATCCTTGGAAACACAGGGGTAAACGCTATATTGAGAAGAGTGGATGACAATTTTCCCCATAAAGTGGCAGATGTCATTAATAAGACGTATGAAAATAAGCTTGTCGTTAGTCTGATTTCAAGCCAAATTGATGCTGATCGGATGGACTACTTGCAGCGTGATGCTTATTTTACCGGGGTAAGTTATGGTCATTTTGATATGGAGCGTATTCTTCGAGTGATGCGACCGATGGAAGATCAGGTCGTTGTGAAGGAAAGTGGGATGCATGCTGTCGAAGATTATATAATGAGCCGTTATCAGATGTATTGGCAAGTGTATTTCCACCCTGTAACAAGAAGTGCCGAGGTTATCCTCACGAAGATTTTACATAGAGCGAAAGAATTGTATGAAAACGAGTACTCGTTCTACCTGGAACCGTATCACTTTACGTCCTTTTTTGCAGGGGATGTGGACCTTCAGGAGTATTTAAAGCTAGATGAAAATGTTGTTATGTATTACTTCCAAATTTGGAAAGATGAGAAAGATCCGATCTTAAGCGATCTGTGTGCGCGCTTTGTGGATCGTCACTTATTCAAATACGTTGAATTTAACCCAAATCAGCAAATGAGTGAGTGGATGGAATTGCATAAGCTTTTCCAGAAAGCAGGGATTGATCCTGACTACTATCTCGTAGTAGACTCCTCGTCGGACCTTCCTTATGACTTTTACCGTCCTGGGGAAGAAGGAGAACGTTTACCGATCCATTTACTCAGACCAAACGGAGAATTAAAAGAGTTGTCAAGACAGTCAGACATCGTAGAATCCATTTCAGGAAAGAAACGTACAGATCACAAGCTATATTTCCCTAAAGATTTTATTGAAGGGTTATCCAACCGGAGTAAAACGAAGAAACGTATTTTGGAAATCTTGTACGGATAG
- a CDS encoding AimR family lysis-lysogeny pheromone receptor, with translation MDESVNVEAIISPFQQPEEAPIFAVYKVLSRQYERSQVLECMKHFCLESRNEDNQRKGLEFLYIIGFREACEKLIKINEASSNPINQQWGRVYRIVLERKTHYNDPNEILLELSRIKPLNKEINVIMLFLKLYAHVDLNQYGKMGNDVEAITEEMLHIRDSFLLLCYEERLDEVFFVYHLSKNELLLGRKYAFKVLNKTFNPDKKSFVHNYLAISYVLESYQHAMYHANEAMRIAEEAGDYRYVESVKNHNIPFLSAVNGVYEGITTSDKSEQAHLAVARGDVQTAIDILSPIQDRSPFQDYYLGKALKDKELLTKSHQAFIRQGHYMFAKIPLSELKKL, from the coding sequence ATGGATGAGAGCGTAAATGTTGAAGCCATTATTAGCCCTTTTCAGCAGCCGGAAGAGGCGCCGATTTTTGCTGTATATAAAGTTTTGTCACGTCAGTATGAGCGATCCCAAGTACTAGAGTGTATGAAACACTTTTGTCTTGAATCGAGAAATGAAGATAACCAGCGTAAAGGGCTGGAATTTCTATACATAATAGGGTTTCGGGAAGCATGTGAGAAACTGATCAAGATTAACGAAGCTAGTTCGAATCCAATCAACCAACAGTGGGGACGTGTCTATCGAATCGTGTTAGAACGGAAGACCCATTATAATGATCCGAATGAAATTTTGCTGGAATTAAGCCGCATTAAACCACTGAACAAAGAAATAAATGTGATCATGCTGTTCTTAAAATTATATGCCCATGTAGACCTGAATCAGTATGGCAAGATGGGCAATGATGTGGAAGCTATTACAGAGGAAATGTTACACATACGTGATTCATTCCTCCTGCTCTGTTACGAGGAGCGATTGGATGAAGTCTTTTTCGTTTATCATCTATCCAAGAATGAACTTCTGTTAGGGCGCAAATATGCCTTTAAAGTATTAAATAAAACCTTTAACCCTGACAAGAAATCCTTTGTTCACAACTACCTTGCCATTAGTTACGTTCTAGAAAGCTATCAACATGCGATGTATCACGCGAACGAAGCGATGCGAATAGCAGAAGAAGCAGGGGACTATAGGTATGTAGAGAGTGTCAAAAACCATAATATTCCGTTTCTTTCAGCAGTGAATGGGGTTTACGAAGGGATTACGACAAGCGATAAATCGGAACAGGCTCATTTAGCAGTTGCCAGAGGAGATGTCCAGACCGCCATTGATATCCTCTCACCTATTCAAGACCGAAGCCCTTTCCAAGATTATTACTTAGGAAAAGCGTTGAAAGATAAAGAGCTTCTCACAAAATCCCACCAAGCCTTTATCAGGCAGGGGCATTACATGTTCGCGAAGATCCCATTGAGTGAACTGAAGAAGCTGTAA
- the speE gene encoding spermidine synthase, producing MSIWYTEKQTENFGITTKINKTHHTEKTEFQELAMLETEEWGNMLTLDDMVMTTERDEFVYHEMVAHVPLFTHPNPKDVLVVGGGDGGVIREVLKHPSVEKATLVEIDGKVIEYSKQYLPSIAGTLDDPRVEVKVDDGFMHIAKSEGAYDVIMVDSTEPVGPAVNLFTKGFYSGISNALKEDGIFVAQTDNPWFKADLIQQVMSDVREIFPITRLYTANIPTYPSGLWTFTIGSKSYDPLEVSEARFHEIDTKYYTKELHKAAFVLPKFVQDLTK from the coding sequence ATGAGCATTTGGTATACAGAGAAGCAAACAGAAAACTTCGGCATTACGACGAAGATTAATAAAACACATCATACAGAGAAGACTGAATTCCAAGAACTAGCTATGCTTGAAACAGAAGAGTGGGGGAACATGTTAACCCTTGATGATATGGTTATGACGACAGAACGTGATGAATTTGTCTATCACGAAATGGTTGCGCACGTTCCGTTATTTACTCACCCTAACCCTAAGGACGTTCTTGTTGTGGGAGGGGGCGACGGCGGCGTCATTCGCGAGGTCCTTAAGCACCCGAGTGTTGAGAAAGCTACCCTTGTAGAAATTGATGGGAAGGTTATTGAATACTCTAAGCAATACCTTCCGTCTATCGCGGGTACCCTTGATGATCCTCGTGTGGAAGTGAAGGTTGATGATGGTTTCATGCACATCGCAAAGAGCGAAGGCGCTTATGACGTCATCATGGTGGATTCAACAGAACCAGTAGGTCCGGCAGTGAACTTGTTCACGAAAGGATTCTACTCCGGTATTTCCAATGCATTAAAAGAAGACGGGATTTTCGTTGCCCAAACAGACAACCCTTGGTTCAAAGCAGATTTAATTCAGCAGGTGATGAGCGATGTTCGTGAAATCTTCCCGATCACTCGTTTATATACAGCTAACATCCCGACGTACCCAAGCGGCCTCTGGACGTTCACAATCGGAAGTAAATCATATGATCCGTTAGAAGTGAGTGAAGCGCGCTTCCACGAAATCGATACGAAATACTATACGAAAGAGCTTCATAAGGCAGCGTTCGTGCTTCCGAAGTTCGTACAAGACTTAACGAAGTAA
- a CDS encoding DUF1934 domain-containing protein, with product MMAEDRTPIRVRLETEIKDEDQKQNIVVDEPGDYVQKGNAHIIRFTEKTEDETKVDNLVTIHPDKVIIRRTGPVRMNQVFREKQSTESVYHHQYGKFHLQTTTKTISFQESNDVLKGMLKINYDLEVNGQQKQRHRLSLRFKEEGQS from the coding sequence ATGATGGCGGAGGATCGTACTCCTATACGTGTTCGACTAGAGACTGAGATTAAAGACGAAGATCAGAAACAAAACATCGTTGTAGACGAGCCCGGGGATTATGTTCAGAAAGGGAATGCCCATATTATTCGTTTCACAGAGAAAACAGAGGATGAGACGAAAGTGGACAACCTTGTAACCATTCATCCGGACAAAGTCATCATTCGTCGGACGGGTCCTGTACGAATGAATCAGGTATTCCGAGAGAAACAAAGTACGGAAAGTGTGTATCACCATCAGTACGGAAAGTTTCATTTGCAAACCACTACAAAAACGATATCCTTTCAAGAATCTAATGACGTCTTGAAGGGCATGCTGAAAATAAATTACGACTTAGAAGTGAACGGACAACAGAAACAACGTCATCGTTTATCCTTACGATTCAAAGAGGAGGGCCAATCATGA
- a CDS encoding lipoate--protein ligase family protein, with amino-acid sequence MQEIHELLQTNSYRFIDQSELGPTFSALQSFATDDALAMSVGQGRSPVTARLWVHHQTVVLGIPDARLPSIDEGLSFLSEKGYQAIVRNSGGLAVALDAGVLNLSFIFPDAKQVDIHDGYEAMVSFIQRLFEEEGYPIEAFEIKGSYCPGTYDLSINGKKFAGISQRRVKNGSAVQIYLCVEGSGSERAELIRQFYEIGINDQETTFSYPTIEPDTMASLSELFGKEITVQDVRNRILYLLYNLSGHVDTTPLDDTEMGWFDKRFDQMVARNEKALRSLK; translated from the coding sequence ATGCAAGAGATTCATGAACTACTACAAACCAACTCCTATCGATTTATAGATCAAAGTGAGCTCGGTCCGACTTTCTCTGCGCTTCAGTCGTTCGCAACGGATGATGCGTTAGCGATGAGTGTGGGTCAGGGGCGATCTCCGGTTACGGCTCGGTTGTGGGTCCATCACCAAACGGTTGTGTTAGGCATTCCTGACGCTCGCCTTCCTTCTATTGATGAAGGGTTGAGCTTCTTAAGTGAAAAAGGGTATCAAGCAATTGTGCGAAACTCTGGTGGGTTAGCGGTGGCGCTCGATGCTGGGGTTTTGAACCTTTCCTTTATCTTTCCTGATGCGAAACAGGTTGATATCCATGACGGGTATGAAGCGATGGTTTCATTTATTCAGAGGTTATTTGAAGAAGAGGGATATCCGATTGAGGCTTTTGAAATTAAAGGCTCATATTGCCCAGGTACGTATGATTTAAGTATCAATGGTAAGAAATTTGCAGGTATCTCTCAGCGTCGTGTGAAAAATGGTAGTGCTGTGCAAATTTATTTATGTGTAGAAGGAAGCGGTTCGGAGCGAGCGGAACTGATCCGTCAGTTTTATGAAATTGGCATAAATGATCAAGAGACCACCTTCTCCTACCCTACCATTGAGCCCGATACGATGGCTTCTCTTTCTGAACTGTTTGGGAAGGAGATTACGGTGCAGGATGTACGAAACCGTATTCTTTACCTTCTTTATAACCTGAGTGGTCATGTGGACACAACGCCGTTAGATGATACTGAAATGGGCTGGTTTGATAAGCGTTTCGATCAAATGGTTGCCCGCAACGAGAAAGCACTGCGTTCCCTTAAATAA
- a CDS encoding transglycosylase domain-containing protein, whose translation MKLRIPQIFYKNKPIKWLSLSAASLITLFITSLIGVFLYCYVAGPPPLKNEQNTIFYAQDESVIGVEHGGENRYWIELDEMNPAFIQATLLTEDKRFYDHFGFDVKRIAAAVIQDIKAMAKVQGASTITQQYARNLYLSHEKTWTRKIKEALYAARLEMFYDKDEILEGYLNTIYYGHGAYGIEAASRFYFDKHASEITLSEAALLTSIPKGPSYYSPYTHLENAKARQNLILQHMKEKQVISEQEYASAKNASIRLAPRSEKVVAQVAPYFQDRVMQEASSILDLDAESIRSGGYHIYTSLKVSMQEELEKSVREKIDERSDIQIGAVSMNPETGGILAMVGGRSYSESPYNRAVQAKRMPGSTFKPFLYYAALENGYTPATTLLSKPTYFELEDGTVYEPSNYNGYYAYEPITLAQAIALSDNVYAVKTNVFLGEETLVETAHRMGISSDLPAVPSLALGTASVSVQEMVGAYSLFANGGVAVKPHTIEKITDAYGHVVYERKQGDKKQVIDHDKAFVLAHLMTGMFDESLNDYMKVTGSSIADQLSRTYAGKSGTTKTDSWMIGFSPQVATGIWTGYDDNEPIEKVEDHQYAKDIWASYMEAVHQEHPYKTFAPSDGVVGVYIDPDSGQLATPYCPHQRLAYFEEGSEPTTYCEHHFPGDAPEGSLPKPPNSDQEKEKKSWLYDLFF comes from the coding sequence ATGAAACTACGAATACCTCAGATTTTTTATAAAAATAAACCCATAAAGTGGCTCAGTCTATCCGCCGCTTCTCTTATAACCCTTTTCATTACCAGTTTGATAGGGGTGTTTTTATATTGTTACGTGGCTGGTCCACCACCCCTAAAGAATGAACAAAACACGATCTTTTATGCACAGGATGAGAGTGTAATTGGTGTGGAGCACGGGGGTGAAAATCGCTACTGGATCGAGCTCGATGAAATGAATCCAGCCTTTATTCAAGCTACTCTTCTAACAGAAGATAAACGTTTCTACGATCATTTCGGTTTTGACGTAAAACGAATTGCAGCGGCCGTGATCCAGGATATTAAAGCGATGGCGAAAGTCCAGGGAGCGAGTACCATTACACAGCAATATGCTCGGAACCTGTACTTATCCCACGAGAAGACATGGACGCGTAAAATTAAAGAGGCGCTCTATGCTGCAAGACTCGAGATGTTTTACGATAAGGATGAGATTTTAGAAGGCTATTTAAATACGATTTACTATGGTCATGGTGCGTACGGAATCGAGGCAGCGAGTCGGTTTTATTTCGACAAACATGCTTCAGAGATTACGCTTTCTGAAGCAGCCCTTCTCACGTCCATTCCGAAGGGACCTTCTTATTACTCTCCGTATACCCATCTTGAGAACGCAAAAGCACGTCAAAACCTGATCTTGCAACATATGAAAGAGAAGCAAGTGATCTCAGAACAGGAGTATGCGAGTGCTAAGAATGCTTCAATCCGTCTCGCTCCTCGATCTGAGAAAGTGGTTGCCCAAGTGGCTCCGTATTTCCAAGACCGCGTGATGCAAGAGGCCTCTTCTATACTTGATCTTGATGCGGAGTCGATTCGTTCTGGGGGCTACCACATCTACACCAGTCTCAAAGTTTCGATGCAAGAAGAGCTCGAGAAGTCCGTGAGAGAGAAAATTGATGAGCGATCTGATATTCAAATTGGGGCTGTCAGTATGAATCCGGAAACGGGTGGGATTCTGGCGATGGTTGGGGGGCGATCTTATTCTGAGAGTCCTTATAACCGTGCTGTGCAAGCGAAGCGGATGCCAGGGTCAACGTTTAAGCCGTTCCTTTACTACGCAGCCCTTGAAAATGGCTATACACCTGCTACGACGCTTCTCAGTAAACCGACCTATTTTGAATTAGAAGATGGAACGGTCTACGAACCGAGTAACTACAATGGTTATTATGCTTATGAGCCGATTACACTCGCTCAAGCTATTGCTTTATCAGACAATGTTTACGCTGTGAAAACGAATGTGTTCCTTGGAGAAGAAACACTTGTCGAGACCGCACACCGCATGGGGATCTCAAGCGATCTTCCGGCCGTCCCTTCCCTTGCCCTTGGAACCGCTTCTGTGTCTGTACAAGAGATGGTGGGCGCCTACAGTTTGTTTGCAAACGGCGGGGTTGCAGTGAAGCCTCATACGATTGAGAAAATCACTGACGCATATGGGCACGTCGTTTATGAACGCAAGCAAGGAGATAAGAAACAAGTCATCGATCATGATAAGGCGTTTGTATTGGCGCATTTAATGACTGGAATGTTCGATGAATCTCTGAATGACTATATGAAGGTGACAGGGTCATCCATTGCCGATCAGCTATCACGCACCTATGCGGGTAAGTCAGGAACCACGAAGACGGACAGTTGGATGATCGGTTTCAGTCCTCAGGTAGCAACTGGGATTTGGACAGGCTATGACGATAATGAACCGATCGAGAAAGTGGAGGATCACCAGTATGCAAAAGACATCTGGGCGTCCTACATGGAGGCCGTTCATCAGGAACATCCTTACAAAACCTTTGCCCCATCTGATGGTGTAGTGGGCGTCTATATTGATCCGGACAGCGGGCAACTGGCTACTCCTTACTGCCCACATCAGCGCCTTGCCTACTTCGAAGAAGGCTCTGAGCCAACGACTTATTGTGAACACCACTTCCCAGGTGATGCACCTGAGGGGAGTTTACCGAAGCCACCGAATTCTGATCAAGAGAAAGAAAAGAAGAGCTGGCTCTATGATTTATTCTTTTAA
- the argS gene encoding arginine--tRNA ligase gives MNIVEQTEQKLKDEIIQAVLKAELASESELPTVVLETPKDKSHGDYATNMAMQLARVARKAPRQIAEDIVANFDQSKASIKQMEIAGPGFINFFMDNQYLTGLVPTILKAGESYGSSQVGNGHKIQVEFVSANPTGDLHLGHARGASVGDALCNVLDKAGYNVTREYYINDAGNQINNLATSMEARYMQALGEDFPMPEDGYNGKDIIELGNSLVQEYGDEWKHKSEEERLKFFREYGLKYELKKIEDDLAMYRVPFDEWFSETSLYDSGKVQQAVETLKEKGYVYEQDGATWFRTTDFGDDKDRVLIKNDGSYTYLTPDIAYHQNKLERGYETLINIWGADHHGYIPRMKAAIQALGNDESTLEVEIIQMVNLFQNGEKVKMSKRTGKAVTLRELMDEVGIDAMRYFFSMRSSDSHLDFDMDLAKSESNDNPVYYVQYAHARICSMLRSAKEKGFEFTEEIDGTHLSSEKEEALLKRLGDFPQLVADAAEKRMPHRVTQYVFDLASDLHSFYNAEKVLDTEQVERTQARMALMEATRQTIENALKLIGVSAPARM, from the coding sequence ATGAATATTGTTGAACAAACGGAACAAAAGTTAAAAGATGAAATTATACAGGCCGTACTAAAAGCTGAATTAGCAAGTGAAAGTGAATTACCTACTGTCGTTTTAGAAACGCCAAAGGACAAGAGCCACGGCGATTACGCAACGAATATGGCGATGCAACTTGCTCGTGTAGCACGTAAAGCGCCACGCCAGATTGCAGAAGATATAGTAGCGAACTTTGACCAATCAAAAGCATCCATTAAACAAATGGAAATTGCAGGTCCTGGCTTCATTAACTTCTTTATGGATAACCAGTACCTGACAGGCCTTGTGCCAACGATTCTTAAGGCTGGCGAGAGCTATGGTTCAAGTCAGGTCGGAAATGGCCATAAGATTCAGGTAGAGTTCGTATCAGCCAACCCAACAGGCGATCTTCACCTTGGTCACGCACGTGGTGCCTCTGTTGGGGACGCGCTGTGCAACGTTTTAGACAAAGCTGGCTACAATGTAACTCGTGAATATTACATTAACGATGCCGGTAACCAGATCAACAACTTGGCAACGTCCATGGAAGCTCGCTACATGCAAGCGTTAGGTGAAGACTTCCCGATGCCTGAAGATGGGTACAACGGGAAAGATATCATCGAACTTGGAAACAGCCTTGTTCAAGAATATGGCGACGAGTGGAAGCACAAATCAGAAGAAGAGCGTCTGAAATTCTTCCGTGAATACGGACTGAAATATGAACTGAAGAAAATTGAAGATGACCTAGCGATGTACCGCGTTCCGTTCGATGAGTGGTTCTCTGAAACATCTCTCTATGATTCTGGAAAAGTTCAGCAAGCCGTTGAAACATTAAAAGAAAAAGGCTATGTCTACGAACAAGACGGTGCAACATGGTTCCGTACAACGGACTTTGGTGACGATAAAGACCGTGTTCTTATTAAGAATGATGGAAGTTACACGTACCTGACTCCAGACATCGCTTATCACCAAAACAAGTTAGAGCGTGGCTACGAAACGCTTATTAACATCTGGGGAGCCGACCACCATGGGTACATTCCTCGTATGAAAGCAGCGATCCAAGCGCTTGGAAATGACGAGAGCACACTAGAAGTGGAAATCATCCAAATGGTGAACTTGTTCCAAAACGGTGAAAAAGTGAAGATGAGTAAACGTACCGGTAAAGCTGTCACGCTACGTGAACTGATGGACGAAGTAGGAATTGACGCAATGCGTTACTTCTTCAGCATGCGTTCAAGTGACTCTCACCTTGACTTTGATATGGACTTAGCGAAGTCTGAATCAAACGATAACCCGGTGTATTATGTTCAATACGCACACGCGCGTATTTGCAGCATGCTTCGCTCTGCAAAAGAGAAAGGCTTCGAGTTTACAGAGGAAATCGACGGCACTCATCTTTCTTCAGAAAAAGAAGAAGCATTACTCAAACGCCTTGGTGACTTCCCGCAACTAGTAGCAGACGCTGCTGAAAAGCGTATGCCTCACCGCGTGACGCAGTACGTATTTGACTTAGCCTCTGACTTACACAGCTTCTACAACGCTGAGAAAGTGTTAGACACAGAGCAAGTGGAGCGTACACAAGCACGTATGGCCCTAATGGAAGCAACACGCCAAACAATCGAAAACGCCCTAAAACTAATCGGCGTATCCGCACCAGCAAGAATGTAA
- the speB gene encoding agmatinase, which produces MRFDEAYSGKVFIMSRPTAEESDVILFGMPMDWTVSFRPGSRFGPNRIREASLGLEEYSPYADKHLEEVAYFDAGDIPLPFGNPQRSIDMIQDYVTTILDQGKFPLGMGGEHLVTWPIIQAFHEKYSDMAFIHIDAHADLREEYEGEALSHSTPVRKICELIGPENVYSFGIRSGMREEFQYAKESGMHMSKFEVAEPLKKVLPTLSGRNVYVTIDIDVLDPAYAPGTGTAEAGGISSKELLESIRMIADSDLNIIGADLVEVAPAYDPSEQTQITASKMIREILLGWTK; this is translated from the coding sequence ATGCGCTTTGACGAAGCCTATTCTGGTAAAGTATTTATTATGAGTCGCCCGACAGCCGAAGAGTCAGACGTTATTCTCTTTGGTATGCCGATGGACTGGACGGTTAGTTTCCGACCAGGCTCACGCTTTGGCCCGAACCGAATTCGGGAAGCGTCACTTGGACTTGAAGAGTATAGTCCTTATGCCGATAAACACCTTGAAGAAGTCGCTTACTTTGATGCAGGAGATATTCCTTTGCCATTTGGAAATCCGCAGCGAAGCATTGATATGATTCAGGATTACGTGACCACCATTCTAGATCAGGGGAAATTCCCTCTAGGAATGGGTGGGGAGCATCTGGTCACTTGGCCGATTATCCAAGCCTTCCATGAGAAGTACAGCGATATGGCCTTCATTCACATCGATGCCCACGCAGATCTTAGAGAAGAATACGAAGGCGAAGCATTGTCTCACTCTACTCCAGTAAGAAAGATTTGTGAGTTGATCGGACCTGAGAATGTATATTCCTTTGGCATTCGTTCTGGTATGCGCGAAGAGTTTCAATATGCGAAAGAAAGCGGCATGCACATGTCTAAGTTTGAGGTCGCAGAGCCTTTGAAGAAAGTATTGCCGACGCTATCAGGACGTAACGTCTATGTGACGATCGATATCGATGTCCTTGACCCAGCTTACGCACCTGGAACAGGAACAGCAGAAGCAGGGGGCATCTCTTCTAAAGAGTTGCTTGAATCCATCCGTATGATTGCCGATTCAGATCTTAACATCATCGGTGCTGACCTTGTAGAAGTAGCACCCGCCTATGACCCATCCGAACAAACCCAAATCACAGCCAGCAAAATGATCCGTGAAATCCTGCTAGGCTGGACCAAATAA